Part of the Candidatus Brocadia sinica JPN1 genome, CAGCACAAAGGTTTCAGATGGTGCAGTACCAGCTCGTAAGCCGTGGTATTCAGGACGAGCGCGTGCTAAAGGTGATGTCGGAAGTGCCCAGACATCTTTTTGTGCCAGAATCATACCGGCACGCTGCGTATGATGATTGCCCTTTGCCCATAGGAGAAGGGCAGACGATCTCACAACCCTATATGGTAGCTATTATGACACAATGCCTTGAATTAAAAGGAAAAGAGAAGGTATTGGAAATAGGGACAGGTTCAGGATATCAAGCTGCAATACTGAGCAAATTGGCAAGCCATATTTACACAATAGAGCGGCATGTAACACTTGCGTCAAGAGCAAAAACTATTTTAAAACAAATGGAATATGATAATATAGACGTAATCGTGGGAGACGGGAGCCTGGGATTGACAGAGAAGGCGCCATTTCATGGGATCATTGTCACGGCCTGTGCGCCTCATGTCCCAGAGTGTTTATTAGATCAGCTTGAAATCGGCGGGCGATTGGTAATACCCATTGGCGATCCTTACAATCAGGTATTATATCAGGTTCTGAAAACGAAAAACGGGGTAGAAAGCCGAGCCATCTTGGAATGCGCCTTTGTACCTTTAATCGGTGAAGAAGGCTGGAAAACGGAATAATCATATTGGAAAATATACATTATCTGAAGAAAGACAATAATGCCTAGAGATATTCCCGTTGGCAACGGTTCATTATTGGTTGCATTTGATGCGGACTACACCATTCGAGATCTCTATTACCCACGTGTGGGAAAGGAAAATCACGCGCTGGGAAATCCAAGCAGATTTGGTGTGTGGACCCGTGAAGGGTATTCGTGGATCAATGCACGCGATTGGAAGCTTTCCCTGGGATACCAAAAAGAAACCCTCGTAACTAACGTACGGGCGTTTCATGAAAATCTGGGTCTTCAGCTTGCCTCCAACGATGTTGTTGATTTTGAGAAGAATATCTATATGCGCAAGGTGACCGTTCGGAATCTAAAAGATAAAGAAAGAGATGTCCGTCTTTTCTTCCATCAAGACCTGAGTGTAATGGAGAACGAGATTGGCGACACGGTATTTTATGATGCAAAGCTAAATTGCCTCATCCATTACAAAGGTCCGCGCTATTTTTTGGTGAACTGTTCTGCCGGAGACGTCTGGGGCGTAAGGGAATATGCAACGGGAATCAAGAGACATCGGGGCGCAGAGGGAACATGGCGTGATGCCGAGGATGGCATTCTGGAAAGGAACCCCATAGCGCAGGGGTCTGTGGATTCAACAATCGGTATTCCGTTGAAAATTCCGTCTCTCGGAGAATCTGTTGTGTATTACTGGATCACTGCCGGCAGGAATTACGGTGAGGTTGATGCCCTGAATGACATTATTTTAAGCGAAAAACCACAAAAGATAATTGACAGGACGGCAAGTTACTGGCGCCATTGGGTAAATAAAGAGGAATTTAACTTTGGAAACCTGCCAACTGACGTCGTTGATCTTTTTAAGAGGAGTCTGCTGATCCTCATGACACAGATTGATAGCGGTGGCGCTATTATCGCCGCAAATGACTCAGACATCCGACAATATGCAAAGGACACCTATAGTTATATGTGGCCAAGAGACGGCGCGCTGGTATCCCATGCACTGATGAAGGCGGGATACACCAACGCATGCCGGAATTTTTTTAACTTTTGCGCAAACGTTATTACACCATACAATTTCTGTGCAAGCGTTATGGTGGAGAATGGTTTTTTATTGCACAAATACAATCCTGACGGCTCTTTTGGCAGTTCCTGGCATCCATGGGTAAAGGGTGAGGAGATACATGTGCCGATTCAGGAAGACGAAACAGCCTTGCTTCTCTGGGTACTATGGCAATACTATAACCTGTACAGAAAGATTGATGAAATACGCCCCCTCTATCACTCCTTTATTGAAAAAGCAGCGGACTTTCTTGTGAGTTATCGAGATGAACAGACGGGGCTGCCACTTCCCTCCTATGACCTGTGGGAAGAACGGCGTGGTATCCTCTCCTTTACAACAGCCACCGTATATGGCGGACTCATGGCTGCCGCAAACCTTTCTGATATATTTTATCACACTGAAAAGGCGACGTTATACAGACAGACTGCAACACAGATTAAAAAGGCAATCGATCAACATCTTTACAGCGAGAAACATAAGAGATTTTTGCGCATGATCTATCCAAAGGAAGACGGGGAATATGAGATCGATGCAACAATTGATGCCAGTTTGTATGGGATGTTCGCTTTCGGTGTATATGATTCCAATGATATCAAGATACAAAATACGATGGGAGCAATCGAAGAGGTCTTATGGATCAAGACCAAGATAGGAGGAATTGCACGGTATGAATATGACCAATATCAACGTGTCGGAAATGATGACACGATTCCGGGAAATCCATGGATAATCTGTACCATGTGGTTAGCACAATACTATGCATCAACGGCAAAGTCTGTTGAAGATCTCGAACGTGTGGTAAATTATCTACGCTGGGCCGTGTCCCGCGCATTGCCCTCCGGCGTGCTGGCAGAACAGATAAATCCATATACCGGAGAACCTATTTCCGTTTCTCCGTTGACGTGGAGCCATGCTACCGTAGTACAGACGGTAATGGATTATCTTGAAAAGCTGCAGGAATTACATACCTGTGATCGATGCGGGAGGTCGATATTCCGTTATGATCGGGCAGGTCGGCAACAGGTAAAAAAACATTCTCCGACACAGGGAGGAGAAATTTCTGACCAGGAACAGATCCAATACCTTGATCAGGCAAGTCTGAAAAAAGGCAGTGACAACATTCATGTGAGCGTGGATCAAAAGCAGTGTGTTGGTTGTGGAATTTGTGTTGAGAAATCACATGGAGTTATGGATGTGGTCGAGGACAAGGCAAAGATTATTGCCGAGAAGGCGGCAGACTGGGATATCCCGCCAGGATTTGAAAAGTGCTGCCCGTTAGGGGCAATTACGGTGGAAAAGAAATAAAAAGGAGTGGGAGAGTTTGCTCAAACCGTGTCGCTGGTTACCACTGATAAAACCATTACGGATTCCAAACTTGTGTCAGTGGTTTGGCAAGTGTTCTTTCAGCCAATTTAAAGATCATGCGGTGTTTAATGCGAACACCTTGTGGCCTCTTCTTTGTATCCGTTATAATCTCGCCTTGAAAGTTATCTGTGAACTTTCTCCCCAAAAGGCCATGACATCAGAGGCATCGAAGTTCACCAAGGCATGTTCTACCAGTTCAGAGTAGATCTCAACCAGGCTTTGCCGATCCTTGAACATCACATCGGTAGCATATTCCCCTTGATCCAGCGCCCAATAATATCCTTTGGAAAATATCTTTTTGATTCAGGGCAGAACGGCATTTATTTGCCGGAAAAGAGCATCAAATGCCTTTGCAAAATTGACGCCAGGAAAGAGACATCATTGATTTGCAAGGAATAGCCATATTACTGGCAAACTGAAGACCAGGAATTGTGCCACAATGACATTATTAAATGGTTGGATTAAAAGAAGAAGATGATATAATAATATAGAAAATTTTCAACTTTTCAGAATTCATTTTTTCACTCTATGCAGGAAAATATTTCATGACAAAAATATATATGGACAATGCTTCGGGTACACCCATGCACCCGAAGGTAGTAGAGGCTATGATGCCGTTTTTAAAGGAGGGTTTTGGCAATCCCTCGAACCTGCATCAATTTGGAAGAATTACGAATGATGCCATACAAACAGGACGGGGACAAGTAGCCAATCTTATTAACGCAAAACCGAATGAAATCACATTTACATCGAGTGGTACGGAGGCCAACAATTTTGCCCTGAAGGGCATACTCGCTGCCCACAAAAAGAGGGGAAATCATGTTATCACCTCACAGATTGAACATTTTTCCGTGCTTAATCCCTTAAAATCATTAGAAAAATCAGGATACGAAGTTACCTATCTGCCTGTTGATAAATATGGGATGATAAATCCCGACGATGTTAAAAAGGCAATGAAAACCACTACAACAATGGTGTCCATAATGTATGCTAACGGAGAGATTGGAACGATTGAACCAATGAAAGAAATCGGGGTAATCACAAAGGAAAAGGGTGTCATTTTCCATACTGATGCCGTTGCCGCAGCAGGAAACATACCCATTGATGTCAGAGAAGCAAATATTGATGTCCTGAGCATGTCTGCCAATCAATTTTACGGCCCGCCGGGGGTTGGGGCGCTTTATTTAAGGGAAGGAGTAAGAATACTCCCTTTCATGGAGGGTGGTGTGCAGGAAGGTGGCCGCAGGGCAGGAACGGAAAATATTATTGGCATTGTGGGTATGGGAAAGGCCTCTGAACTGGCAAAGACAGAAATGACCCAGCGCATGGATAAGGTTCAGAACTTGAGAAACCAGCTAAGAGATGGCATAGTAAAAAATATTAATCATGTGCATATCAATGGACACCCGATGAATCGCCTGCCGGGGAACCTCAGTTTGTGTTTAGAATATATAGAAGGTGAATCGGTTTTATTATTCCTGGATATGCAGGGAATAGCTATTTCCAGCGGATCTGCATGTACCTCCCGGTCGCTCAAGGCGTCTCACGTCATCATGGCCACGGGCGTAGACGCTGCACTTGCACAGGGAACGGTACTTTTCAGCTTAGGAATTGATAATTCCGGGGATGATGTCAAATACGTCCTGGAAAAGCTGCCTTCCATCGTTGAACGGTTAAGGCAAATGTCCCCGTTATATACGAAAGGGAAGTAAAGTCTTTACAATATCTTATATTTTACCAAAGTGATGTGAGGTAAAAAAGATCAGGAGGTCTATCATGGTGACGGTCATTATAGAAAAGAAAAAATATACCTATGAGGATTATCTGAAAACCCCCGATGATAAGAGGTATGAACTTATCAATGGAGAATTACTTATGACCCCCTCACCGATTCCAAAGCACCAACAAATCTCCGGGAAACTTGAATTTATGTTGAGAAAGTTTATTACAGAAAATAATCTTGGTGAGGTGTTTGATGCGCCATGCGATGTTTACCTTGACAATGAAAACGTAGTGCAGCCCGATATACTGTTCATCTCTCAGGATAGATTGGGTATTATAGGCGAAAAAAATATACAGGGTGCACCCGATCTTGCAATAGAAATAATTTCAGAAAATAGTGTTTACAGGGATATGGTGCAAAAAAAGAGACTCTATGCGAGCTTTGGCGTTAAAGAATATTGGATAGTACTTCCAAAAGAGGAAGAAATAGAGGTCTATGTCCTGAAAGATAACACCTACCAGCTTTATGATACCTATAGGAACACCGGTATTCTTGAATCACCCTCTCTGAAAGGTTTGAAAATAGTTTTAAAGGAAATATTTTGAGATTAGGAGTTCTAATATGCAATATAGCGCAAAGGTAATGGATCATTTTGCAAATCCCCGCAATGTAGGAGAGTTCCCTGATGCTGATGGTGTGGGGGAGGTTGGAAATCCAGCCTGTGGCGACATTATGAAGATGTCCATCAAGGTCAAGGATAACGTAATTGTCGATGTGAAATTCAAGACCTTCGGTTGCGGCGCTGCCATAGCAACCAGTAGTATTTCCACAGAAATGATTAAGGGAAAGACCCTGGACGAGGCCTTACAACTTACCAACAAGGCAGTGGCAGAGGCATTGGATGGGCTGCCCCCGGCCAAGATGCATTGTTCCGTACTTGCCGAAGAGGCTATTGAGGCAGCCATCGATGATTATCTCAAGAAGACGACTGGTAAAGGACTTGAAAAGAAGAAGGAACATGCACACGATGAACATCATGGGCATTAAATTCGATTCCATAAGAAATTGTTTCAAAAAAGATCGGTTTATTCGTGAAAAAAATTGAGCAACTCTCTATAACGTAAATCAAAATTTAAAGTAGGAATTTTTCATGCAGGCAGATGAAACACTGGATTGTTATGGGCTCATGTGCCCTATGCCCATCTTTAAAACTTCCAGCAAAATCAGGAATGTTGAAATAGGGAAGGTGCTTGAGGTCATTGCCACAGACGAAGGTATCAAGAAGGACATTGTTTCCTGGTGCAATACTACA contains:
- a CDS encoding cysteine desulfurase family protein translates to MTKIYMDNASGTPMHPKVVEAMMPFLKEGFGNPSNLHQFGRITNDAIQTGRGQVANLINAKPNEITFTSSGTEANNFALKGILAAHKKRGNHVITSQIEHFSVLNPLKSLEKSGYEVTYLPVDKYGMINPDDVKKAMKTTTTMVSIMYANGEIGTIEPMKEIGVITKEKGVIFHTDAVAAAGNIPIDVREANIDVLSMSANQFYGPPGVGALYLREGVRILPFMEGGVQEGGRRAGTENIIGIVGMGKASELAKTEMTQRMDKVQNLRNQLRDGIVKNINHVHINGHPMNRLPGNLSLCLEYIEGESVLLFLDMQGIAISSGSACTSRSLKASHVIMATGVDAALAQGTVLFSLGIDNSGDDVKYVLEKLPSIVERLRQMSPLYTKGK
- the nifU gene encoding Fe-S cluster assembly scaffold protein NifU, coding for MQYSAKVMDHFANPRNVGEFPDADGVGEVGNPACGDIMKMSIKVKDNVIVDVKFKTFGCGAAIATSSISTEMIKGKTLDEALQLTNKAVAEALDGLPPAKMHCSVLAEEAIEAAIDDYLKKTTGKGLEKKKEHAHDEHHGH
- a CDS encoding sulfurtransferase TusA family protein yields the protein MQADETLDCYGLMCPMPIFKTSSKIRNVEIGKVLEVIATDEGIKKDIVSWCNTTGNELLEIKEEDGEIHVFIRRRK
- a CDS encoding glycoside hydrolase family 15 protein, which translates into the protein MPRDIPVGNGSLLVAFDADYTIRDLYYPRVGKENHALGNPSRFGVWTREGYSWINARDWKLSLGYQKETLVTNVRAFHENLGLQLASNDVVDFEKNIYMRKVTVRNLKDKERDVRLFFHQDLSVMENEIGDTVFYDAKLNCLIHYKGPRYFLVNCSAGDVWGVREYATGIKRHRGAEGTWRDAEDGILERNPIAQGSVDSTIGIPLKIPSLGESVVYYWITAGRNYGEVDALNDIILSEKPQKIIDRTASYWRHWVNKEEFNFGNLPTDVVDLFKRSLLILMTQIDSGGAIIAANDSDIRQYAKDTYSYMWPRDGALVSHALMKAGYTNACRNFFNFCANVITPYNFCASVMVENGFLLHKYNPDGSFGSSWHPWVKGEEIHVPIQEDETALLLWVLWQYYNLYRKIDEIRPLYHSFIEKAADFLVSYRDEQTGLPLPSYDLWEERRGILSFTTATVYGGLMAAANLSDIFYHTEKATLYRQTATQIKKAIDQHLYSEKHKRFLRMIYPKEDGEYEIDATIDASLYGMFAFGVYDSNDIKIQNTMGAIEEVLWIKTKIGGIARYEYDQYQRVGNDDTIPGNPWIICTMWLAQYYASTAKSVEDLERVVNYLRWAVSRALPSGVLAEQINPYTGEPISVSPLTWSHATVVQTVMDYLEKLQELHTCDRCGRSIFRYDRAGRQQVKKHSPTQGGEISDQEQIQYLDQASLKKGSDNIHVSVDQKQCVGCGICVEKSHGVMDVVEDKAKIIAEKAADWDIPPGFEKCCPLGAITVEKK
- a CDS encoding Uma2 family endonuclease; this translates as MVTVIIEKKKYTYEDYLKTPDDKRYELINGELLMTPSPIPKHQQISGKLEFMLRKFITENNLGEVFDAPCDVYLDNENVVQPDILFISQDRLGIIGEKNIQGAPDLAIEIISENSVYRDMVQKKRLYASFGVKEYWIVLPKEEEIEVYVLKDNTYQLYDTYRNTGILESPSLKGLKIVLKEIF
- a CDS encoding protein-L-isoaspartate(D-aspartate) O-methyltransferase — encoded protein: MDTSQNIEIYAAQRFQMVQYQLVSRGIQDERVLKVMSEVPRHLFVPESYRHAAYDDCPLPIGEGQTISQPYMVAIMTQCLELKGKEKVLEIGTGSGYQAAILSKLASHIYTIERHVTLASRAKTILKQMEYDNIDVIVGDGSLGLTEKAPFHGIIVTACAPHVPECLLDQLEIGGRLVIPIGDPYNQVLYQVLKTKNGVESRAILECAFVPLIGEEGWKTE